Below is a window of Camelina sativa cultivar DH55 chromosome 11, Cs, whole genome shotgun sequence DNA.
AACTAGCTCGTATTGCAATCAGGTGTTCGCAGCTCAAATGCAGAGACAGACCAGATCTTGACACACAAGTCTTGCCCGCTCTGAAACAGATTCTGGAATCCGCAAATAGTAAACTCAAGACAGAGCAGGCTAATGTACGACCACCAACTCACTATTACTGTCCAATTCTTAAGGTAAACCAGAAAACAACCATAGCAAGGACAACAATTTTTGATGGTTCAGCTTTTAACAATATCTGATTTGGTTGATTGCAGGAAATAATGGAAGATCCACAGATAGCAGCAGATGGATTCACGTATGAAGGAAAAGCGATAAAGGCATGGATTCAAAAACATCAGAATGTGTCTCCCGTGACTAAGCATAGGCTCAAAAATTCCGATCTCACACCAAACCACACCCTCAAATCGGCTATACAAGAGTGGCGATCTCGTTCACGCTTAGACCTCTCCACTACTCTTGGCTCCTTTTGATCACACCAAATATAGTAGAgtctaattttgtatatatactaaattataATACCCTGAATTTGTTTGAATCGGGTGTATCAACTctgtagtttttttctttctctaatgtTTATTGTGGTATGAAATAACAATAAGTCAACAACGATTTGGTTTGCTTTTCTCAATTCCATTCAGAATGTGCAGGCTTAAATGGAACTGATCCACACACAGTTTGGTGGTAAGACTATAAGAACATGAAGAAGAGTATCTACAACTTATATAATCAAGTAATGTTTTGAGGTATTTATCATATACAAAATACTCactgaaaaatcaaatttgagtAAACTCAAGAGCGTTTGCATCTGGATCACGAGTAAATATCGCTGGTCTCCCTGACTTACTCATTGTATACACTATCCCTGcaaagtttaaaaacaaaacttctttatagcaaaaaaagaaacatccttttaagtagaaaaaaaaaaacaagaagaaagaatcaaaaaaatgtatataccaGCTTTGTCCAAAACATCTTTCAGATTAGAAACATTACGGATTGCGAGACAAGCGTGTCGATCCCGTCCTCCGTGCTCGGGTCTACCAGTCAATGGATCTGGATTTGGAAGCTCCATAAGATGAATCATCTCTGAACCTACCCATAACCAAGCTCCTCTATATGGAAGCTTATCGTGTGGCCTTGCCTCGTTTATCTCAAGGCCTAATATGTTTTGGTAAAACTCGAGTGACCGTTCTAGGTTCTCGCAGAGCAGACCAACATGGTGTACCCCAACAACTCCATAATCTAGAATCAgcaatttaaaaattaaagtcTTATATTAtcagttgtgtctttaatctgaaaaaacaaaaaggcgGGATCGTGTTAATCACCGGTTTTGTTGTTAAGCTCTTTCTCTTGTACAATGCTAATCCCTTCAACTGATGATCCTTGTGCTTTAGGCTTCAAGCTAAGATTGAGCTTTTGTTTCCTCAGACTTTTCTTCTGAAACTCAAACCTCTCTTTCGTGGAGAGATTCGTGCAAGTAACCTTtccaaacaccaaaaacaaaatccatcaTCAGTCCAAAGAAATAATAATGAGTTCGTTATTAAAATGATACCCTAATTTCTAAACTCACTTGTCAGTTTCTTGATaactaaagaaaacaacaacaacaaaaaaaaaaaaaaagctcgagATGCTCCAAAAGGTAAAGAAGAACCCTTAAGTAACAGAATCGAATCGAATAACCTAATTTATGAGTGAGTGAGTAGAGGAGCTTTACCTTTGGTCTTAGATTAAGTGAAACTGAAGGTCTGACAATAGACGCCATGGAAGAGAAAAAGCTTTGATGTCTGATTTTTAAGGCTCTCAACACACGAGTAAAGaggcttttttgtttgttttttttctctctgccACAAAGGTTCAAGGAGCACAAAAAATCTGAGCCACAGAGCAAAGGTAACacactaaaaataaattaaaacaaaaaatctcaatCATTAGAGAATCAATGGGCCAGGCCCAATCCAATTGGTTGctcctttttaataattagCTTTATCGAATGACATATATTGTTTAACTATAGTTACTAGTTACTACTCcactttctttttaaaatgagTTTagatgttttagttttatgttttaagaACTAAGAAATATTGTTTATATGTGGTTA
It encodes the following:
- the LOC104726252 gene encoding uncharacterized protein LOC104726252 produces the protein MASIVRPSVSLNLRPKVTCTNLSTKERFEFQKKSLRKQKLNLSLKPKAQGSSVEGISIVQEKELNNKTDYGVVGVHHVGLLCENLERSLEFYQNILGLEINEARPHDKLPYRGAWLWVGSEMIHLMELPNPDPLTGRPEHGGRDRHACLAIRNVSNLKDVLDKAGIVYTMSKSGRPAIFTRDPDANALEFTQI